The DNA window CCCTTTGACCGTAACCGTATTGCCGTTCACCGTGACAGTGACACCGGCAGGAATTTCAATTGGTTTTTTGCCGACACGTGACATGTCAAAAACACCTCCATTCTTGAGCGAATAAATTACCAAACGTAGGCGATTACTTCGCCGCCCGTGCCTTTTTGACGAGCTTCTTTATCCGTTAAAATGCCTTGCGACGTCGAGAGAATGGCGATCCCTAAGCCGTTTAAGACGCGCGGCACTTCGTGGGCTTTGACGTACACGCGCAGCCCCGGTTTGCTGATGCGTTTCAGCCCGGTAATGACGCGTTCGTTGTTCGGACCGTATTTCAAGAAAATGCGGAGAATCCCTTGTTTGTTGTCTTCGATATATTCCACATCACGAATAAACCCTTCGCGCTTTAAAATCTCGGCGATTTCCCGCTTGATTTTCGAAGCCGGGACTTCGAGTTTTTCGTGACGCACCATGTTCGCATTGCGGATGCGAGTCAGCATATCAGCAATTGGATCTGTCATCACCATTTTGTTTTACCTCCTTCCCAATCAATGGGTTGATTACCAGCTGGCTTTTTTAATGCCTGGAAGTTGACCTTTATATGCGAGTTCACGGAAACAAATACGGCAAAGTTTAAATTTGCGGTAAACCGAATGCGGGCGGCCGCAGCGCTCGCAGCGGGTGTACGCTCTCACTTTAAACTTTGGCGTCCGTTTTTGTTTCGCGATCATCGATTTTTTAGCCACGATTTCGCCTCCCTTGTGTTATGGGATCATTATTTTTGGAATGGCATGCCGAGCAACGTTAACAGTTCATGCGCTTCTTCATCCGTGTTGGCCGTCGTGACGATCACGATATCCATGCCGCGCACTTTGTTGACTTTATCGTAGTCGATCTCTGGGAAAATGAGCTGCTCTTTAATGCCGAGCGTATAGTTGCCGCGCCCGTCAAACGCCTTTTTCGATACGCCGCGGAAGTCGCGCACGCGCGGAAGCGAGACCGAGATCAATTTGTCGAGAAATTCATACATCCGTTCGCCGCGCAATGTGACTTTCGCGCCGATCGGCATTCCTTGACGGAGGCGGAAGCCGGCGATTGATTTTTTCGCGCGCGTCACAACCGGGCGTTGGCCAGCGATCAATGTCAACTCTTCTACGGCGCTGTCTAATGCTTTCGGGTTTTGTACCGCATCGCCGACACCCATGTTAATGACGATCTTTTCGATTTTCGGAACTTGCATGATCGATTTATAGTTGAACTTGCTCATGAGAGCAGGCACGACTTCTTTTAGATATTTCTCTTTCAGGCGGTTCATAAAGGTACCTCCTTTCTTGCATCACGGTTATTTATCTAAAATCTCTCCGGATTTTTTCGCATAGCGCACTTTTTTGCCGTCGACAATTTTGTAGCCGATACGCGTCGGCGCACCTGTTTTCGGATCTAACGGCATCACTTTGGAAACGTGGATCGGCGCTTCTTTTTCAATAATGCCGCCTTGCGGATTTGCTTGCGACGGTTTCGCGTGCTTTTTCACGATGTTGACACCTTCAACGATGACGCGGTTTTTCTTCGGAAATGCCGCTAGGATGACGCCTTGTTTGCCTTTGTCTTTGCCGGAGATTACTTGCACTTTATCACCTTTTTTTACATGCATCGCATTCGCACCTCCTTGAAACGTGATTCCGTTCCATTAAATAACTTCCGGAGCTAAAGAAATGATTTTCATGAAGTCTTTATCGCGCAATTCGCGGGCAACCGGCCCAAAAATACGCGTGCCGCGCGGGCTTTTGTCATCACGAATAATGACGCAGGCGTTTTCGTCAAAACGGATGTACGAACCATCTGGACGGCGTACCCCGCGCTTCGTGCGGACGACAACCGCTTTAACGACTTGACCTTTTTTAACAACGCCACCTGGCGTCGCATCTTTAACCGTAGCTACAACGACATCGCCGATGTTCGCGTAGCGGCGGCCCGAACCTCCGAGCACTTTAATGACAAGCACTTCGCGTGCGCCAGAGTTATCAGCTACTTTTAAGCGAGATTCTTGTTGAATCATCGACGAAACCTCCTTTCGGAATTATCTCCCCGAACTAAATGAAGAACGATTACAGAACAACTGCCTTTTCGACGACTTCTACTAAGCGGAAGCGTTTCGTTGCCGACAGCGGGCGAGTTTCCATAATTTTTACGATGTCGCCGACTTTCGCAACGTTATGTTCATCGTGTGCTTTATATTTTTTCGAGTATTTCACGCGTTTGCCGTATAACGGATGTTTTTTGTACGTTTCAACTAAAACGGTAATCGTTTTGTCCATTTTGTCCGATACGACCCGTCCGACGTACACTTTGCGTTGATTGCGTTCGCTCATTCCGCAAACCTCCTCTCAAACATTATTTATTGGCAGCGAGCTCTCGTTCGCGAATGATCGTTTTCATACGGGCGATGTCTTTGCGCACTTGGCGGATGCGCGCCGTGTTTTCCAGTTGGCCTGTCGCCAGCTGGAAGCGAAGGTTGAATAATTCTTCCTTCAACGTTTGAATTTTTTGCTCGATTTCGGCAGTGGTCAAATCACGGATTTCTTTCGCTTTCA is part of the Geobacillus sp. 46C-IIa genome and encodes:
- the rpsQ gene encoding 30S ribosomal protein S17 → MSERNQRKVYVGRVVSDKMDKTITVLVETYKKHPLYGKRVKYSKKYKAHDEHNVAKVGDIVKIMETRPLSATKRFRLVEVVEKAVVL
- the rpmC gene encoding 50S ribosomal protein L29, producing MKAKEIRDLTTAEIEQKIQTLKEELFNLRFQLATGQLENTARIRQVRKDIARMKTIIRERELAANK
- the rplX gene encoding 50S ribosomal protein L24, with protein sequence MHVKKGDKVQVISGKDKGKQGVILAAFPKKNRVIVEGVNIVKKHAKPSQANPQGGIIEKEAPIHVSKVMPLDPKTGAPTRIGYKIVDGKKVRYAKKSGEILDK
- the rpsH gene encoding 30S ribosomal protein S8 yields the protein MVMTDPIADMLTRIRNANMVRHEKLEVPASKIKREIAEILKREGFIRDVEYIEDNKQGILRIFLKYGPNNERVITGLKRISKPGLRVYVKAHEVPRVLNGLGIAILSTSQGILTDKEARQKGTGGEVIAYVW
- a CDS encoding type Z 30S ribosomal protein S14; translation: MAKKSMIAKQKRTPKFKVRAYTRCERCGRPHSVYRKFKLCRICFRELAYKGQLPGIKKASW
- the rplE gene encoding 50S ribosomal protein L5 gives rise to the protein MNRLKEKYLKEVVPALMSKFNYKSIMQVPKIEKIVINMGVGDAVQNPKALDSAVEELTLIAGQRPVVTRAKKSIAGFRLRQGMPIGAKVTLRGERMYEFLDKLISVSLPRVRDFRGVSKKAFDGRGNYTLGIKEQLIFPEIDYDKVNKVRGMDIVIVTTANTDEEAHELLTLLGMPFQK
- the rplN gene encoding 50S ribosomal protein L14, with amino-acid sequence MIQQESRLKVADNSGAREVLVIKVLGGSGRRYANIGDVVVATVKDATPGGVVKKGQVVKAVVVRTKRGVRRPDGSYIRFDENACVIIRDDKSPRGTRIFGPVARELRDKDFMKIISLAPEVI